From the Hemicordylus capensis ecotype Gifberg chromosome 1, rHemCap1.1.pri, whole genome shotgun sequence genome, the window GCGAAAACAATTTATAATTTGAAATTGCATATCatgcctaatattgcattgacATCCATTCCCTGTTATTTAAtctattgttcaatttctatgctgcctaacataatgcatctcaaggtggtttacaaaagttaaaatacagtaaaatttttgccaatctccccttccctgtgaagcccaCTCTGCACCACCAAAATAGGTCCCTGAGCATCCTGTGGCCCCCAGAAACGTATTTTGGTgctgcacagtgggcttcagagaaagGAAAAATTGGCAAAAGTCACCATCTTCCTCACTCAAGTCAAAGCAGAGCAGTAGTCTGAAACTTGCACTGCTGCACATGCAAAATACTAGttcagatgtcagccaatgaagtTTTATAAATGGGAAGTGTATAGGGAAAGTTTCCACATCTGACCACTGCCACCCAAAAGCTATTCAAAAATCTGGAAGAGCATGAGGTTGTGCTTACCACTAGGCTTACTATGAGGCTGAGCATTTCAATTGTCTTTTCACAGACACACTGTTAAAGCCACCAAACCTTTAAGCAACATAATGTACTTGTTGCTCAGTCTCCTGAAGCAACAACATGCATTTCAACTTGGATATGAGATGGCTAAACCTGCTGGCACACTACCCCATATTATATAGGATATGTATGTCAGAAGACTGTTTTAGGAGCTTAAATTGGTGCACTCAGGCATTTGCCTAATGCATCCAGTTCTATTGTGATTTACTACCATTCCTTAGCATTTTCCCCCCAAACTCAATTTTATGATTTTAAGAATTCCTAACATTAGGTTACCTAGATGCAATCATGTTTCATGATTCAAGCCGAACTCCTAGGAACATTAGATCTGTTAAGCTTCCTAACCTATTTCTCACTATATCAGTCATGATATAAGGTAGTTTTGGAGACCAAAAGCAGGATACTAGCTTATAATATTTAATAAACAACTAAACTCATCTATTATTCCCATTATGTGCAATGCATCTTGTATGCTAAAACAGGACTTTGGGAGAATATGCACGGAGAACCTTTGCAGAATTTTAGAGGCCTCCCATTTTATATAATGAAACCAGAAAGGATTCAGTTGCAAATGTTTAGTGAATAATTTTGTAACAAACTAACCAATGAGCAGCTTTAGTGAGTTCATCTCAATACCTGGATTAGTTACTTTATAGAAGACTGAAGGCCCTTTAATCCAACAGATGTAAACTGCTACTCTTCTCATGCCTGAGGTACGTAATAGGCTATCAAACTATcggcacctttccccctccacaCCAACGTTTCTGTCCCAGAGCCCCAGCGGGTGCCCtgacaccaggcaggcaggcaagcaagcaagcaagcaagcaagcaagcaagcaagcagaactGCTAAAACCCTGCATGGTTGTTCTCTGCCTCTGTCACTTTCAAGAGGCAAAGCCAGGTAGCTGAGAGAGTACAGTGAGTAGAACCAGCTACAGTAAATATATTGCAAGGGTGCTGTAAGAGTTGCCTAGGTACCTGCTACAGTAGCCTGAAAGACATCCATTCATAAAATGCTCGAAGTCAGACATAAGGATAGATTACCTGGCATAGCCAATGATTAGACTCCCAAAGACTGTTCCAATACCAGCACCAGAACCAGCCACTCCTACGGTAGCAGCACCAGCACCAATAAATTTGGCAGCTGTGTCAATGTCCCTGTTGAGAGCACTAGTTTGAAACTTCCTTAGTGCTAATTGACTGCCAGTATCCTGAGCTCCAGTAAGGAGAGCTGTGTTGGcctaaaaaaaggaagaaaaataggGAAAAAGGAAACCAGACACACAGATTTAGTTTAGTGTAAGAAAGCCCCAAAGTCTAGAACAGTCCTAGATTTATATTATAGAAAGTTACAAGCATTCTACAGCAGGGATGGAAAGCCTTATAGCACTTTCTTGGAACAGGTACTTATTAATTAATATGGCTATTTTTCCTGGACTGCTCAATACAAATACATTTCAAAGTATTAAGTTTAGAAGTAGTCACTATCACAATTCAGAACTGTCTGACTTTTGTCCACCTGAAGCTATCAATAGCAAGATGTGATCCCCAGAAACACTAAACTCATAGCTAGAAAGAGGATGCTACATATCAGTATGCAAATCTTCAGACCTACCTCCCTATTATATTAAGAAAATATGTATCAGGTGTGGTTGTCTGCAAGATATTTCTGAAAACAGCTTTTGTGCTAAATTGTCTAATGATACATAAGGGGGAATTCTAAAGGAGGCTAGCCTTGATCAGtgcctagatcagggctgcacaacttctgtacgagtacaatgaatatttatatactgcttttcaacaagagtgtAATTTACAGtttgatactagggatgtgcccgaaccgcggttcaagcacttttagggaaattagaaagggaacaTTAAGTAAGGAAAGGAGAGCAAGTGCTTACCTACTCTTCACTGCTCCTTCCAGCTTCTTGTTGTGTGTCCCAAAAAGCCTCGCACaccgtcagcatgcacatggcatctgtgcacgCACAGgctccatttgcatggtcagcaacaccatgctcacCTGTGTCattccctgcccaccctcccccaaactcccaagaatttatgtgccgcccagcagcctcaGCGCTGGACAGGCAGTTAAAGTACTCAtccatacccacccaccccccaaaacactacccggggcacttgcccccccaatctgatgcctcctggtggtggggcaAGGGACTTCCGACATCGGAACCCCCCCTTAGAAATTATGACAACTAGAACAAGAACACAGCGGCTCACCAGATAGTTTAGGAAGCTACAGAATTGTTTAAGGTACCTCGCCAGTCCTGACTTCTGGCCTAGACAACACCGATGCAGAAATTGGTCTGTATAGGATGCTTGATCCAGCACGCATCTGGAAGGGGTGCAGGAAtagaaataattaataacaaaAGATAACACAGGAACTAAACACTATATCCTTTATTGTTGTACACCTCCCTGGAAGTGTTTCTAGACAGGTTAGAAACTTAAATAAATGCAGTAGTTATTGCCTAAGTTTAACTACATGGACAACAACTACAGTCACATCTGCTCTTGAAGTCCAACATTCATTTTAGATACTCATTAGAAAACTAGCTCATGCTTTTCTTGGGATAAGTGTCAACTGGGACTACAAATAAGAGAGTCTCCTGCTCTCCTtcacacaagccctattcagacattttgctgtgagtgtacaggtgtctgtacacataggTGTGCAACTGTACCTGCATTCGTTTCAAAggtggcccctcaaatgcatgacacagataggaagtgtactattgtacttgtgttcagcataacatgtgaataactgaacCACTGTACACTTGTCTGAGAtatgaacataatgtttgaatatggCTGGAATATCAAAACGTGACTACAACCAGCAGTGAGATTTTAGATACAACAGATTTGTCTAGGAGATTAAGAAGTTCTCTCTGGGGGAATGTATAAGTACATTTTTTGTTTTCAAGGAAGAGGATTTTATCGTTACTTTTGAGAAAAAAGATTTCTGCAGATCAGATGTTACAGGCTAGAAACCAAGTTTAAACATACAGTCCTGTGTCCAGAAATCTTGTTCCATTTACTCTTTGCTCAATAGGCACCCCACCCGCAAAAGCACCATGCTTCAGTGAAACACTGCAAGCTACACAATATGAGGCAGTGTGTTAAAGTGTCTCTGGATATAAAAGAGATACTACTTATGTACGGGAGACTGCACCCGATGACCTTCAGACTATTCCCAATACTACAGGTCTTCAAAACTTTTAAGGGACCTGCCAATTTACTGGGCTTGGTAGAAAAAGCAAGCAAGATTTCCATTTAAGCCTTTGAAGACTATCAGCACCCTCAGATAAACAGCACCCGCACCCCAGCTCAGGAAACCCTTTTCAGCCTCTGCCAAAGGGGCAGCCTCCTTGATTGATTTGTTGATCTGCCACTTCCTGCAAGCAGTCAGCAGCAGGGAAGGCCTAATGAATGAATGAGCGGATCCCGGCCTAGCCGCGGCCTGCCCGTGTCCTTGGATTGTCAGCACGCTAAGGTCACACGGATTTCCACACCGGCTTCTTCGCCCGGCAGAACTCCTGCTAGCTGGGTGGGCGTCTGCGGGCGTGGAGAAGGGGCTGCGTTTGCACCAATGGCCGGGGGGAGGCATCGGGGCGAAGAGAGAAGAAGCTCCTTGCAGCGGGCATGTCCACGGGGCGGGGAGTGACCTACAAGCCCGCATGGGGCCGCCAGGCCTCGCAAGCACCTCCAACCTTCCTCCTCCAAAGGGCAGAGTCCGAGCCCCAGAGCGGCAGCCTCCACACCCGAGATTTCCCCCGTCCCCCCGCCTGCGGGGTGAAGATCAGTGGGGGAAGCTGGCCTGCGAGGGGAGAGCGTTTTGGGGAGGGCAACTACCAGAGGGGAATGGGGTGCAACCGACAGGGGTGgaatgggggaggagggggaggccccCCCTCCCGAGACCCACACTGCAAGGCAGGCAGCGCCCCACCGCAACTCACCAATGCCGGGGAGCCGGTCGTGAGCTTTGCACAGGCGAACATGGTTGCTGCTGGATGAAAGGGCGGCTCTGCAATCGCGGGGCTGGTCCTCCTGGCTCACTGCAGGGGAGAAAGGAGAGCGTTAAGAGCCTCCCCAGGCGCCACTGCAGCCGCCCACGGAAGGATGAGTCCCCGCGATGGACGCGGATAAAGAGACCCCGGCCTCTCACTTaccggcagcggctcctccagCGGCAGCTGCAGAGGTCGAGGTGGGGACTATGgagtctctgcgcaggcgcagccACGACCGCTTCTACCCAGAGCGCCCGGATGCTGGAAGAAGGAGAGG encodes:
- the LOC128334993 gene encoding ATP synthase F(0) complex subunit C3, mitochondrial-like, yielding MFACAKLTTGSPALMRAGSSILYRPISASVLSRPEVRTGEANTALLTGAQDTGSQLALRKFQTSALNRDIDTAAKFIGAGAATVGVAGSGAGIGTVFGSLIIGYARNPSLKQQLFSYAILGFALSEAMGLFCLMVAFLILFAM